The DNA segment AATTTGCACATTCATCAAAAGATAAACCGTTGAGATATGAGGCCATTAAAAATGCTGACATTTGATAGTCTGGGATATTATCTAAGGTGTAACCCTTAATTAAGAATTCAATCTCTTCTTTGCTTAGTTTTCCTTTATCTCTTTTTTTTGTTATTAGATCTACAGCTCTCATGCAACATCCATTTTACCTACAATATTCACGCTTGAGCTACTGCCAATACGCGATGCTCCAGCTCTAATCATTTTTACACATAATTCAAAATCCCTAATGCCACCGCTAGCCTTAATCTTAATCTTATCATCTAATATACTTTTAAAAAGCTTAATATCTTCTATTTCAGCTCCTTTTGGACCAAAACCTGTGGAGGTTTTAATATAGCCTATATTGTATTTTAATAATATATGACATATAGCCTCCTTTTCTGATCTATCCAAATAACAGGTTTCAACTATTATTTTTAGTGGAATCTTAATAGCTTCTTTTAATAATTTTATTTCCTTTTCAATATAGTTAAATTTTTTACTTTTTATCATTGATATATTTGTAACAATATCTAGCTCATCTATCCCTAGGTCATATAGTGCTCTCGCCTCTTTTTTCTTTGTTTCTGGCAAACTATACCCAAAGGGAAAGCTCACCACTGATATTACTTTCGTGTTACTATTACCTAGTCTTTTTTTTGCTAATTCCACATAGCAGGGTGGTACACATAATGATTTAAAATTATATCTTATTGATTCATCGCATGCTTTAATAACATCTTTTTCGTTTATATTTGGTTTTAAAATGGTATGGTCTATAAACCTCGATAACTCAGCTGGTTTAGGTGTATAGCCCCCTATAATATTATCTAATAGTTGTTTTTCTTCATCGTTAG comes from the Deferribacterota bacterium genome and includes:
- the deoC gene encoding deoxyribose-phosphate aldolase; this encodes MPNDEEKQLLDNIIGGYTPKPAELSRFIDHTILKPNINEKDVIKACDESIRYNFKSLCVPPCYVELAKKRLGNSNTKVISVVSFPFGYSLPETKKKEARALYDLGIDELDIVTNISMIKSKKFNYIEKEIKLLKEAIKIPLKIIVETCYLDRSEKEAICHILLKYNIGYIKTSTGFGPKGAEIEDIKLFKSILDDKIKIKASGGIRDFELCVKMIRAGASRIGSSSSVNIVGKMDVA